The following proteins come from a genomic window of Polaribacter dokdonensis:
- the meaB gene encoding methylmalonyl Co-A mutase-associated GTPase MeaB, which yields MNKKQSALHEKDGVSKPETTNISSAEKIKINRAKRNSVDEYVTQILQGNITFLSRAITLVESTNVKHQKKANEILERCLPYANNSVRIGITGVPGVGKSTFIEAFGKHLTSKGNKVAVLAVDPSSSVNKGSILGDKTRMEQLVTDENAFIRPSPSGTSLGGVAQKTRESIILCEAAGFNTIIIETVGVGQSETVVHSMVDFFLLLKLAGAGDELQGIKRGIIEMADAIVINKADGDNVKNAKIAKVEFNRALHLYPLKNSKWQPKVLTASALQNLNIDKVDEMIAEYLQITKSNNYFTEKRNEQNTFWLLSTINQQLKDNFYNNPIINSELSKEIINLKNGKTTPFNAAKRLLNL from the coding sequence GCCAGAAACTACCAATATTTCTAGTGCAGAAAAAATAAAAATCAATAGAGCTAAAAGAAATTCTGTTGATGAGTATGTTACTCAAATTCTACAAGGAAATATAACTTTCTTAAGTAGAGCCATTACATTAGTAGAAAGCACAAATGTTAAGCATCAAAAAAAAGCAAACGAAATTCTAGAAAGGTGTTTACCCTATGCCAATAATTCTGTAAGAATAGGAATTACAGGTGTGCCAGGTGTTGGTAAAAGTACATTTATAGAAGCTTTTGGCAAGCATTTAACAAGTAAGGGAAATAAAGTTGCTGTTTTGGCTGTAGACCCCAGTAGTTCTGTAAATAAAGGCTCTATTTTGGGTGATAAAACTAGAATGGAACAATTGGTTACAGATGAAAATGCGTTTATTAGACCTTCACCTTCAGGAACTTCTTTGGGAGGTGTTGCACAAAAAACAAGAGAATCTATAATTTTATGCGAAGCAGCTGGTTTTAATACGATTATTATTGAAACTGTTGGTGTTGGCCAATCAGAAACTGTGGTTCATTCTATGGTAGATTTCTTCTTATTACTAAAATTAGCTGGTGCAGGAGATGAATTACAAGGAATAAAAAGAGGAATTATAGAAATGGCAGATGCCATTGTTATTAATAAGGCTGATGGTGATAATGTTAAAAATGCCAAAATTGCTAAAGTTGAATTTAATAGAGCTTTACATTTATATCCTTTAAAAAATAGTAAATGGCAACCTAAGGTTTTAACAGCAAGTGCTTTGCAAAATTTAAACATAGATAAGGTAGATGAAATGATTGCTGAGTATTTACAAATTACTAAAAGCAATAATTATTTTACCGAAAAAAGAAACGAGCAAAATACGTTTTGGCTACTTTCTACAATTAACCAACAACTAAAGGATAATTTCTACAACAATCCAATTATAAACAGTGAGTTAAGCAAAGAAATTATCAATCTTAAAAATGGAAAAACAACTCCATTTAATGCTGCAAAAAGATTACTAAATTTGTAA